The following proteins come from a genomic window of Sardina pilchardus chromosome 1, fSarPil1.1, whole genome shotgun sequence:
- the LOC134079675 gene encoding butyrophilin-like protein 2 → MCSCNEHLLLVAVAMVMVTSTVTIDTSRISKGDVAGDNHLLVLDEVAMIVTTSTGTCTVVPDTFTVSVPDGPLYAWKDSSIILPCSVSPAFTDSLEVRWHRPHEFKTPVLLYQKQQIQQQPADAQYKGRVRLTGELEKGILSLEMDKVQLEDSGDYVCYVSAKTTYQQARIHLVVKVMGTPPVLSVSDGGSGQVNVTCESEGWSPQPTLTWRNPGGTEIPSKSYHIATDAHGLVSVTSWLLHSSSEWIACSVGLSEDERKESRFLPGTVHQILAERESLKQKSEGLEKSKDPDPEEVVPSDVAVHCSCDANAILSCQLSSEKSAVDMEIRWFKCTECIYRYQNGQEKEGRGYEGRVSLCKEMLENGKIFLELRKINPEDKGTYVCQVIHREYNECAIEIRHAPYAKGSGGLEFIEENKLEMEASAQELGSLECSCSLST, encoded by the exons ATGTGCAGCTGCAATGAGCACCTCCTGCTTGTTGCTGTTGCCATGGTCATGGTCACCTCAACAGTTACAATTGATACGTCAAGGATCAGCAAGGGGGATGTGGCTGGGGATAACCACCTCCTTGTCCTTGATGAGGTTGCCATGATCGTGACCACCTCAACAGGCACCTGTACTGTAG TCCCTGACACATTCACTGTGTCTGTTCCTGATGGGCCACTCTATGCCTGGAAGGACTCCTCCATCATCCTGCCCTGTTCAGTCTCTCCGGCGTTCACTGACTCACTGGAGGTGCGCTGGCACCGGCCTCATGAGTTCAAAACTCCCGTTCTGCTTTACCAGAAACAGCAGATCCAGCAGCAGCCTGCTGACGCTCAGTACAAGGGCAGGGTGCGTCTGACAGGGGAGCTGGAAAAGGGAATCTTGTCCCTGGAAATGGACAAAGTCCAACTGGAAGACAGTGGAGATTATGTCTGCTATGTTTCAGCTAAGACAACGTACCAGCAGGCCCGAATTCACCtagttgtgaaag TGATGGGCACTCCACCGGTCCTTTCAGTCTCTGATGGTGGCAGTGGGCAGGTGAACGTTACCTGTGAATCAGAGGGTTGGTCACCACAGCCCACACTCACCTGGAGAAACCCAGGAGGCACCGAAATCCCCAGCAAGAGCTATCATATTGCAACAG ATGCCCATGGACTTGTGAGTGTGACTTCCTGGCTGCTGCACTCTTCCTCTGAGTGGATTGCGTGCTCTGTAGGTCTCTCTGaagatgagagaaaagagagcaggTTCTTACCAGGGACAG TGCACCAGATactggcagagagggagagtctgaAACAGAAGAGTGAAG GTTTggaaaaatcaaaagatccagACCCAGAAG AAGTGGTCCCTTCAGATGTCGCCGTCCACTGTTCATGTGATGCAAATGCCATATTATCTTGTCAACTCTCATCTGAAAAAAGTGCTGTTGACATGGAGATCCGGTGGTTTAAATGTACAGAGTGTATTTATCGGTACCAAAATGGCcaggagaaagaaggaaggggCTATGAAGGCAGAGTAAGCCTCTGCAAGGAAATGCTGGAGAATGGGAAGATATTCCTGGAACTGAGGAAGATCAATCCAGAGGACAAGGGGACTTACGTGTGCCAAGTCATCCATAGAGAGTACAATGAGTGTGCCATAGAAATTAGGCATGCTCCTTATGCCAAAG GATCAGGGGGACTCGAGTTCATTGAGGAAAATAAACTGGAAATGGAAGCATCTGCCCAGGAGCTTG GCTCTTTGGAATGCAGTTGCAGTCTGTCCACCTGA